In the Aptenodytes patagonicus chromosome 5, bAptPat1.pri.cur, whole genome shotgun sequence genome, AATGGACTGTAAATGTACATGAAAGTTTTAAGCCAAACTGTTTTTGGTATAATTTCACTGTCTGatgaagagaaattttttttttttccttaaaacttttAATTACTTGAAAATTCGTACCTTTGCATATTGTTGTGTAGGACTTTATTGCATCTCGTTTTAATCCATTTTGCAGCATATTCACTTTCAATTAAAGTAGGATAATTCTTCCAAGTTGGATTTATAGATGCATACATTCAAAATGTATACAGGCATCAAATAAgtgattggatttttttttaattgattaacGTCCAGATCTAAGCTAATTAAGCAGCAGGTATTCAGGGTGAAAATTAGTCTAATTATTTAGTACATAAACTGGAATGCATAcatttgaagatatttttgtttttagaaacaaaaatatgaactGACTAATTGAAGTTACAAGAATATTGGCCTGATGAAGGTAAGCATCAGGCCAATATTCTTATAATTTGAATTAGTCAGTGGGTCAGGATGCAAAAAATAACCAAACTTGCTGGCTTTGTGgtgatgtggttttttttttccagcacagtGCTGCCCTGGCTCTTGCAATTTGACACTTGAATATTCCAGAGTAATTCATGAGAGGTGTGCTGTAAAGTTTAGtcctgttttctcattttcttcaccaTAGGTGAAGCTTATAAAATAGTGTTTTCCTGAGACTAAAGCTAAACTCTTGAGCATCTATAGATATTCAGTGGGACTTCCTTTCTCTTCAGCCATTTGGACCCCTTTGGAACTTCTGTGAATTATCTGGATTCTGCCTTTAGAAATGTGAGAAATCTTGGAATTGTGTCATTGACGTCCACAGACATCAGTTCTCTGTATGCAAAGGCTCAACACGTTGCCCTGCGCCATTATGGATGTAATATTGTCAGAACAGAGTACTACAAGGAGCTGGCAGCCAGAATAGTAATTGCTGCTGTGACAAGGTACTGCTAAAACAAATTTGCTCAAATTCTGGTAGAAACTTATTAGAAAAGTATTAGCGATACAAAACTTACAACTGCTGCTGCAGGTTGTACGTGTTCAGTTTCCAGAATTCTGTAATTCTAAAAGCCAGACTTCTCGatacaaaattaatgtttcatattttgtgtgctgctgtgggggataatgtgaattttaaactaaaagactGGGCAAGGTGAAAATGCATAAATAGTGTAGGAGTTTGGGGCGGTAGGGAGGGTTTTTTCGTGGTGGGGAGGGATGGTAATGTAAAAAGTAATACCTGGACTTGCCTATCTGCAAACTCTTTTATCCCTCTCTCAATTTTGTGGTCATTTTAGTGCTGCATAGGACtttgtaaatattaattaaaCTGCTTGAATGGCTTCTAGCTAAGCATTAGTTAGACTTGCTTCTGTGATGTTCACTTCAGATCCTCATGCTTGAGGTTAAAAAGATATATGTAATTACTAACTTGTGAAATTAGTCATTTGCCTATAGATATTCTCAGTAAATTTAGTctgttaaataaatgaaaacataaaacctGGTCcctaattggggaaaaaaagatgcaagaggATGGGACAACTGCTCAGAAAGTCAGGGGGTCCCCTAaagatttcttcttccttctcaatGCTTACCTATTCAGGAACTGCTCACTTAACCTTCCTACAGTCCTTATTTAATTAACATTTGATGATTTACCATCATGTGTGTCCCTCTGCATTTCTACTTTCTTGGATTTTCATTTAGCTTGCTTATATTTTTTGTTACAGTATCCTGGCAATAGGCAGGTATTTGGATAGAAAGATGATGCAGATGGCAGACCAGTATTTCTAGACGtgataaaaagaagtaaaacaagaTTTGCTTAGCCTTAGAGGAAGTAGTCAAAACTACTAGTAggcatttaagaaacaaaactttctcCTGATCACTTTCTCAGATCTTTAGTATCTCTTTCTAGAAAGTGGATGAGCTCAAGAATCTTTCAGCAGGTTCAGGTGTCCATGGCAATCTTAGTCTGCTGATTTCAGTacaatgtggttttgtttgtttttccttcgtAGAGCTGCAGCTCGCTGTAATAAAGGCATTGAAGTTTTACTCGCAGTAGCTCTAGAACATTTTGTTCTAGTAGTGGTCAGAGTTTTAAGGGGACCATCTCCTGCAGATgattcagcaaagaaaataagataCCTCATCCATTGCCAGTGGTGCGAAGAGagaatttttcagaaagaggGTAATATGGTAGAAGGTAAATGGATTTTCCTTTGTACTTTCTAGGTGGTCTGATTCCCCTATCTCCGTTTTGTGCTTGTTTAGGCCTTGTTTATATTTACATCCCTTTAGTAAAGTAGTAATTCCTTTTAATGTAACAATGAGTGTATTGTATGAGGTGGAGAAGGTACCATGCTTTATGGTAGTGGGTTAGATTAGTTGTCTGCATGGATTTTGCTGTAAATGTACTGGATTTGTTTCTACATGGGACACGTTCCAACTAGCTGTAGCTGTGGAAGCTGCTGGGGTGCCCGATATGCCCATGGATCTATCCTTTCAGTGAAGGGCGTGAAGACTGGGACAGTCTTTGCTACCATTTGGTTCCTCCATACAGTGGCAACTGGATAGATTTTGGTGTCAGAAATGCTTTTCTAGTGTTCATTAACACTTACCTTAAAATGTAGTGGACTAAACAGTATCACTTTCCTCTCAGATGAGGGTGTATTCTGCCTGGCCTTGGACAATATCTATAAATGCCTGATGGAGATAACTTGGCAGGTGTGGTAGGAAAGGTATGCCACATTCCTGTAATTCATCTAACGCTTGGTGGTAAGAAGGCAGCCTCTAGGTTAAAAACCGACTGTTAGTGCGCTGTCTGTATACATGAGTTAGCAAAGGTAGGAGACAAAAATTAAGCTAGGAGGTAGCTACTAGACAGATGGTAGTTTGaatgaatagaaaaggaaaaacctTGTTTCAAAGTTACAGGTTCTTGTATATCTAACTACTAACTGGTGGTGTCTTTGAGTGCCCTGCTCAAAGTCAGGTGCATGAGCATGCAATGAGCTTGTtagtaaaaagatttttaaaaattagataaAGTTTTAAGAACAGGAATGAGTAACCAGTAAGTACAGTGTTATGGTAGAGATCTTAATTAGTAAATGAATTGTTTACTTAATGCCTTAATTGCAAGCAAGCTGACTTACGGCTTAGACAACTTGTAGGTGGGCTGTATTTTGTAGATGTAATTGGCAGAtgtctgaaagtttttttttttttttttttttgttggtatttACTGTTAACCTGGACAGCTACTTATGCAAGTGTAGGAAGGCTAAGAATTTCCTTGTTACTTGAAATCTGCCAAGAAACATAGGTAGTTatgtggcttttttatttttcttcaatctTTTAACAATGATTAAAGATCAAGTCATCAATCACTATGTTCTCATAAGCACTGTTTGGCAGAAGTGAGAACAATGACACACTTCTGCTGTTGCTTGCCCTTCCAAATACCTCCACTGAAGTAAACCACTATTTGATAGCTATGTCATCCCTCTCCAGTAAAGCAGGCATTGTTGACTATTTCAAAACAActtaaatcctgctttttttgttgtagAAAACCCTTATCAGCAGCTGCCTTGTGATTGTCACGGCAGTATGCCTGGGAAGACAGCAGTAGTTCTTGGTCCTCTCTGGTAAGTACAGGACACAATACAGAATCAGAGAATATTAGGTTGGaaagacctctggaggtcagctatTCAGTCATATAATAAAAATGCAAGTCTGCTGGATATTTTAGCACTACAAAAGGCGGTATAGCAATCAGGAGGAATCTAGGAAACATTTAATTGATTTGAATTTAGTAGGGTAttcagtttttgcttttgttcataGAGTTCAAACCAGTTAATAAATAGTAagaaatttgctttaaatttcGCATTCAGCGCAATGTATGTAATACGTCCTGCACAGGAGAACCTGGCTGTGTGTTCCTCTAGTTGCCAAATGTTAAGCAACAGTTTATTACTTGATACTTGTGGATAATTTATTTAGTAAATCCTTACATGCGCTGACGGTAGTAAATCATACACTGCTTGATAATTAATACTTAGAATTTTTTGTTGTGAGAAACAAGAATAAATCCTTTTGTTAAGTCTTTTAACCATTTCAAAGCAGTATTAAAAATGGTTGACAATTGACAGTACCTTTCTTCTGGGGGTTAAATTACTTTCTCAATGTAGTAGGGCAAGTCAGTGGTGGAAATAAAATTACCATTGTTGAGATCTTGATTTTTAACACAAGACCAATGTTACTGTCATTGGAAACAAAGCAATTCAATATCCCTAAGTTAAGAACACAGTCAGCCGGATGCAGCACTTTGTTGTAATATAATTGCTGATCAATTTGGGCAAGAGATTTTTACAACAacttttttgctttcattaaGAAGTCTTAACTTTTCACTTGTCTTGTATTTCATAGGTCAGGAGCCCTCTTTAACACTGGATTCCTCAGAAGAATGCTGTTTGAGGCTGTGCAGTATGGTTTGGATGAAGCTCAGCCACTTTTGAAGACATTAGTTTGCGAAGCTGAGTGCacaactttaaaacatttttctacccATAGTCCTTATGATGAGAACAAACAAGGTAAGAAAAATGGCAGATTGTTCACAAAAAGGACTGGCTTTGTGGTGATTTAGAGAGGTACTGCTCTCTGATAACTTACTACTAACAGCACTGCCTACATAAAAAGGTCAAGAAAATGTTTGTTGCTTTGAATGCAGTGTGGGACTTGTCAGCTCTTGTCAGCTCTTGTCAGATGGTCTTTGGTGCTGCAAAAAGAGTAGGGTCTGTCAGAGGCAGAGCGCTGGATTTAGACATCTTTAATCAGTATGACAGGTCCTAAACCAAATAAACATCATGCAGGCAGGTTGACTGCCATGAAATCCAGCATGTTCCCTGAAGGAGGTGGAAATACTAAGTGTCTGCTAGTTCTTTGGTGTATCCCGATCCCAACCTGAGAGCATGTGCTGTTAGGAAGAGAGGACTCCAGCTGTCATGCTCTGCATACTCCCCAGGGACTGCAAATCCACTGTGCCAAGAGAAATGGCTTTCTGTACAGGAATGCTGTTCGTCTATTaaatgaaattgtattttgaatATCCCCTCTAAATTCAAGCTACTAAGTTAGGAAGTAGAAGTTAGCCATATGTATGCTTCTTACTACACTTCCTTCTTTAGGCCAGAATGTggtattatttctttgtttaacCGAGGCATTTTGCCATTTTACTGTCTTACAGTAGAAttaattttgacttttaattGTATTCTAGAAGAGTGTGGCGTATATATTAAAACACCAAATACTTCTGCAGAATCCTACTTGGTACATCGTAAGTAGATCATTTTGGTGTAGCTCTAGCAGTGTCAAATTAAACTATAGTTTAAGTGATGGCAAAGCCAACCTAGTGTtcacatttttttgtatttaacaaTACTGGTACTCAGGATTTATTTTCCCACTGAATACTGATTTTACTTTACCTTCATCCAGAATCACATTCACCGGTAAAAGCAGAATGGTAAATACTCCATGAAGCCTTCTTGACTTCACTTTTTATTACTGAAAATGGCATGTTAATTAAATTCAGGCTAGATTTTAACTGCAAAATACTAGTTTATAAAAGCAGACACAAAGGTGTAGTTGctatgtggcttttttttgtaTGTACTGTCTTCAGCTTCACTGGCATTTTTTGTGGTCTCGCTGAATATTCACTGGTTTCACTGGCATTTTTTGTggtccaggaaaaagaaaaagtgatgaaGTGATTCGAAATACAGCCAAGCGACAAAAATCTGAGAACAGTGCTGAGCACCCTGCATTTTATTACAATATCCACAGACATAGTATTAAAGGAATGAACATGCCAAAGTAAGGTTTTCATTTAAGTTCCAGTCTTATATTATTATGATAACTGATATATAACTCGTATTGAATCAGCCTTATTAGCATTAACTCCTTTTTAAatgttggggtgggtttttttcaggttaaaTAAGTTCTTAAACTATCTCTCTGAAGCTGGATACAGAGTAAGCAGAACCCACTTTGATCCTATGGGAGTTCGCACGAATGCGCCCTTGGCACAATTTAAGACTATTCTTATGAAGTACAGCACTCCCACGTACGCGGGGGGGCAGGCAGAAGGCCCTGTCCATCTCACTGAAGATGTCCAGGCAGGAGAACAGGTTCAAGCTGCTGCAGATTGCAAGGCAGAAGATGCCGAGTTTCTGGAAGATGGTAAATCTGGAGTTGCTGTCGCCATGTTCACAAAAGACTACCCTACTCACTGTACAGCTGATTAATGCAAATCATTTTGTTCATAGATCAGGATATTACAGGCTTGCAAGCACACCCTGTTCAAGTAAGCCAGTACTTCTTACCAAACTGGATTTTGAAAATTTGAGTTGCCTGCTACTTTAATTTGAAAAGAAGTTTTAGAATTATGTAGCAGAACTTACCCCTGATCACAGAGTGTGTGGTCAGGGTACTGTTACTGTGAAAAGGTCTCTGAGACAGTTACTTGCTTTTATGCTCACATCCACTTTCACACTGAGGCATTGTGGCCACTCCCGAGTCTTTGTTAAAGCCTTATTGCTAGCACAGAATCCGGAAGGGTGGATGGGGCCAAAACTCCTAAGCATTTCTGAACATGAGGTTAATATGAAACAGAATATTCCTAAAATGAATCATTCCTAAAACCTGACTGGATACAATTCAGAGGGAGGCCGTGTTAAGATGATAAAATATCACAGGATAAAATGTGATCTGAGTTTAAGCAAGCCAGAAAGTCCTGACTCGGTGTACTTCTAACTCCAGATTGCACATGTAATTTGgcattcagttttgttttcatagttCTGCCTACAAGCAAGGACCTAACACAAGTGAGAACGGAAAGGAATGGTTCCAAGACTGTTACTGAAACTTCAGTTTATAACCAAACTTTAGTGAATTGTGTTAGTCACTCTAGGTAGGTGTTTGTTCAGAGATTACATTTGGTTGCGTACTGCAAAAAGGTACAGTGACAAGGCACCACAAGTTGAAGTTCTAAGTGAAGTTTTGCTATGAATTTGTCAATCTTAGCTGTTAAAAAGATCTCTTCTGTGAACGAGCAAAGATGCTGTGTGTTGGTGGTCGGTTCTGGTTTCCTTAAATGTATGGCAGCATTCCAGCCAAATAAGCTTGACtttgtcctttctttcccccaaacTTTGTTCAGATACCTCCATATATTTCACTTGAATTGGGAACAACTATCACAATTGAACTAGTCGTTCCAGTTTTTCACAGGTTTAGTGTTCAACCTGGCCCCCAGCGTTAGGTTTATCTAAGAGCAGAATATGAGGGGTTGTTAGTATTCCTACTTACCCATCTCTGAAACTTCACAGTAAGCATTGCTTCTCTCTCATTGAGTGCCAAGAGTAACATGACTCATAACACTTCTGGTTATGCAAAACTTCCTAAGCTCCTATCAGGCCAGAATTAAGTTATTGTCTCTTACACCATCTTAAATTCAGGACTGCTTTGGTAATGAGTTATTTTCATTCtgtcctaattaaaaaaaaaaaaaaaaaaaaaaaacgctaAAGGGATAATAGATTGCACTTCAGCAGTGAAACAGCAACAAACTAAGTTTCCTTCAAAAATTTAGTGCTTATAGTTCTTTTCCAAAGATAACTTGGGATCAAATTGGAGGGATAAACGCAAGGAGAAAGACAAGTTAGTGTTCCCTAGTTGTTCTGAACtaagtcttttttttaagtggagaGACTTGGAAGGCTTTGCTTGCACATAACACACTGCTCACATCAGTGTTAATGTAAGTGGGATAGAATCAGTCATAAAGTCAGTTAACTGGAGCAAAAGAGTGTTCCAATTACAATAAAGTAGGCTAAAAAGAAAGTTTAACTGAAGCCTGTTGTGGGAAATATTTTTGATTACTTACAGCTCCTCCTAAGTAACAGAAGGCATTGCGTGTCTTTTCCAAGTCAAAGCAACTGTTCCTTAGTGTTTGCAGCTGTGCACAAGGAGGGGCAGAGAAAGTGAAGTTAAGGCTTGTTCATACAATTTgggcttttttcctctgtcaggTGCGCAGAAGCCATTATAATCTGGGACAAGGAGTTTTGCCTGTTGGAAGTAAGTGACCAGCAGAAGGGGTGTTTGTAACTCAGGCCTGTGAGAATTCTCTTTCTGTTCAATAGTTGTCTCAGTTGTTCATCAGGTAGGGTCAGTCCTGCAATAATTAGTTAACAGAACACTAGTATGGGTTCAAGGCTGTTGTTTAGGGGCTTCTCCTTGTTATTTCTTGATTCTATTAGAAGGTACGACTACTGCGTTGTCCTCGTGCTGTATGGAAACAGGGTTTGGGGAACCTGGGGAACAGTCTGCTTGGCTGTGTCTCAAAGCAAGTCACCAGTGGCACAGTAGTGCAGCATGCTCTGTGCACAACAGCATGACCCAAGGCTGTTTTGATCAGCTTGGGTAATCCATATTGCCATGGTTGGCTACTACAGTAGTAAATATAGTGGTAAATAAATTAGGATGATGCAGGTGTTAGTGGCAAGGTTACTGCTGATTCTCTTTAAATTCTTGGAGCTGGCCGATATTGTACCACCAGGCCTGAGCTGGTACTTGGTATAGTTCTTTGCCAGGCACTCTGTGCCACTATCACTAATGACAGACCTTCAACATGCAACAAATCTTTGTTGGATCCGGGTGTTACTGCAAGTGGCTTGTGCTGAACAGAAAATCGGAACTGATTAACTGCTGGAACCATTAGGGTACTGAAATCAGGATTGGGTTATCAGCTGATCGGCATGCTGGAGGACAAACACCAGAGGATGATGGAAAATTAAGTTTTAGGATATGATCTAGTTACCAGTATGGGTAGTACAGTGGCACCTCTAATGCTTTTTAGCTGACAAACTTGTCCACCTACCCACCGCATATAGCAGAGAGTAGCTGCCTATGAGCACATCAGCTCTCTGAGTGTTTTCTGTTTAGCGGTGATTGAGGAAGCTTTAAGGGAGTTAAAGCTGTTCAAAGAAGGCTCCGAAAAATCAGTGTCAGCATAGCAAGCAGCAGGAGTTCAGGCAGAAAGGGACCTCCTTCCGCAATCAGAGTGCTTAAGTTCAGTACGTCTCAAGAAAGCCTCTTGGTGTACGCAAGCATTCCCTCTTAACTCAAGGTGCATCCTTCTGGGTGAAAGTTGTAATAACTGTAGAGATAAAacaaggaaaggaacagaacttCACTTCTTTTAATAATGTACCTCAACCCAAGTGATTTGTTACAGTTGTGTTATGCTGTGTCTGTTGAAGCTGCTTAATACACAATTAAATGCAACCAAAGTTGCTGGGTTTAACCCAAGTGCTGTGAAAATCCTTCATCCCATTTCTCAGGCTACAGGATCTGATTAGGACAGCAGCACCTATGACAGGTCACTGGAAGAGCTGCTATCTTCAGGTGCCTCTGTATTTCTCATTCAAGGCACAAAACACAGGAGTCAGTTGGTTTCAGTGGACTGTAACAGTGCTCAGGGCCAGACTCAACTCGGATCAACACATGTGGAGGTCAGCTGCACCTACTCACCCTTCTCTCTGGACAACCACAAACACGGCAGCActaacaaacaagcaaaactgtCCAAAAGGTTTCTTTTATGAATTATAAGAGGAAGCAGCACTGGAGTTTCCAATAGGTTGTTgataacatttttacttttattgtcAGTTTGAGAATTTCAGTGTGACTTTAGTTGGATACTAGAGCTATTAGGCTTACCCGTACCTAACACACGTtatgtacttaaaaaaataacatggcTTTAAAAGGTGGAAGAGTAaagtcattttgaaaataaaatagtttatagCACTAAAGAGTCACAGTGCAATCAATGGTTTAATCAAACTActacattatatatataatatttaaagaacataaatattcagtaaattcactacaacatgaaaataaaagcttcacaTTCTCCCACGCTTTTTAAAGAACTGGGGACAAAGTGACAGACAGCTCCTAGACAGACTGCTCAGCTTCACAAACACCTCTCTTGCTTAAGGGACTGGACATTACCTTAGCTATCACAATGGGAAGGTATGCTGCAACTAATCTAGAAGTTTCCCcataaattttaaagcatttataatcaccattcccccaccccccagatGATTATATTTAGTGGGCATGCACTACTAGTCTATACAACACAACATTTCACCAGAAAGTAATGAATAATGTATTTCCTTAAAAACTGCCCCCTCTGTGTTTTGGGGCCTGAAAACTTCTGTTTCATGTCACAAAAAAGCAAGTCTTTCCAGTAAGAGAGAATAATTAAGTTACTCAAAGAAGCCTGTGCAGTTTTCACATCGGGATAAAGCTGATCTGAAACAGCAATCAGAATGGACACGTATTTACAAGTGCTAGGCTTGAAAGACAGAAGCAATGGAAGGGTACTTCCTTCCCAAGAGAATCCCCGAGCATCTGAATGCTTACGTACCACATGCCAAAAACAGTCTAACTACAGGCAAAA is a window encoding:
- the TRMT1L gene encoding tRNA (guanine(27)-N(2))-dimethyltransferase isoform X2 is translated as MAAEEAAEASLARLSPERRQPGREDDDEENLEGGGETAALNGVVVSGKVKRNNLDVKVTESELETEEKGTEEESTRESDSNILDVSSDYPREKHISIQRHLADLEKLADLKEDEKKPCPLCPEEKFKACYSHKLHRHLQNLHWKVSVEFEGYRMCICHLPCRPVKPNLVGDQTFSKMGAHYHCIICSATITRRTDMIGHINRHVNKGETESRFITVPAPKSSHEVLKESATDVQVLPNYSTPQKTDSYFNPKMKLNRQLIFCALAVLAEERKPIECLDAFGATGIMGLQWAKHLRSSVKVTINDCNENSVTMIHENCHLNKMKVKLNTKEDDNDEAMGDGEENTDTIEVTKMDANVIMHLRSFDFIHLDPFGTSVNYLDSAFRNVRNLGIVSLTSTDISSLYAKAQHVALRHYGCNIVRTEYYKELAARIVIAAVTRAAARCNKGIEVLLAVALEHFVLVVVRVLRGPSPADDSAKKIRYLIHCQWCEERIFQKEGNMVEENPYQQLPCDCHGSMPGKTAVVLGPLWSGALFNTGFLRRMLFEAVQYGLDEAQPLLKTLVCEAECTTLKHFSTHSPYDENKQEECGVYIKTPNTSAESYLVHRKRKSDEVIRNTAKRQKSENSAEHPAFYYNIHRHSIKGMNMPKLNKFLNYLSEAGYRVSRTHFDPMGVRTNAPLAQFKTILMKYSTPTYAGGQAEGPVHLTEDVQAGEQVQAAADCKAEDAEFLEDGKSGVAVAMFTKDYPTHCTAD
- the TRMT1L gene encoding tRNA (guanine(27)-N(2))-dimethyltransferase isoform X1, with the translated sequence MAAEEAAEASLARLSPERRQPGREDDDEENLEGGGETAALNGVVVSGKVKRNNLDVKVTESELETEEKGTEEESTRESDSNILDVSSDYPREKHISIQRHLADLEKLADLKEGEFTMAVSQNTDLHVTDEKKPCPLCPEEKFKACYSHKLHRHLQNLHWKVSVEFEGYRMCICHLPCRPVKPNLVGDQTFSKMGAHYHCIICSATITRRTDMIGHINRHVNKGETESRFITVPAPKSSHEVLKESATDVQVLPNYSTPQKTDSYFNPKMKLNRQLIFCALAVLAEERKPIECLDAFGATGIMGLQWAKHLRSSVKVTINDCNENSVTMIHENCHLNKMKVKLNTKEDDNDEAMGDGEENTDTIEVTKMDANVIMHLRSFDFIHLDPFGTSVNYLDSAFRNVRNLGIVSLTSTDISSLYAKAQHVALRHYGCNIVRTEYYKELAARIVIAAVTRAAARCNKGIEVLLAVALEHFVLVVVRVLRGPSPADDSAKKIRYLIHCQWCEERIFQKEGNMVEENPYQQLPCDCHGSMPGKTAVVLGPLWSGALFNTGFLRRMLFEAVQYGLDEAQPLLKTLVCEAECTTLKHFSTHSPYDENKQEECGVYIKTPNTSAESYLVHRKRKSDEVIRNTAKRQKSENSAEHPAFYYNIHRHSIKGMNMPKLNKFLNYLSEAGYRVSRTHFDPMGVRTNAPLAQFKTILMKYSTPTYAGGQAEGPVHLTEDVQAGEQVQAAADCKAEDAEFLEDGKSGVAVAMFTKDYPTHCTAD